A DNA window from Arachis hypogaea cultivar Tifrunner chromosome 18, arahy.Tifrunner.gnm2.J5K5, whole genome shotgun sequence contains the following coding sequences:
- the LOC112770917 gene encoding heat shock 70 kDa protein 15 — MSVVGFDFGNESCIVAVARQRGIDVVLNDESKRETPAVVCFGDKQRFIGTAGAASTMMNPKNSISQIKRLIGRQFSDPELQRDLKSLPFTVTEGPDGFPLIHARYLGESKAFTPTQVMAMVLSNLKEIAEKNLNAAVVDCCIGIPVYFTDLQRRAVMDAATIAGLHPLRLLHETTATALAYGIYKTDLPENDTLNVAFVDVGHASMQVCIAGFKKGQLKVLAHSYDRSLGGRDFDEVLFHHFAAKFKEEYKIDVLQNARASLRLRAACEKLKKVLSANPEAPLNIECLMDEKDVRGFIKREEFEQLSIPILERVKRPLEKALAEAGLTVENIHMVEIVGSGSRVPAINKILTDFFKKDPRRTMNASECVARGCALQCAILSPTFKVREFQVNESFPFSISLSWKGSGPDAQDSGPDSKQSTIVFPKGNPIPSIKALTFYRPGTFTVEVQYDDVSELQIPAKISTYTIGPFQSTKVEKAKIKVRVRLNLHGIVSVESATLIEEEEIEIPVSKESAGEDTKMETDEAAAAEAPAPPSSTDNDVNMQDAKATTDANATTGADAAGENGVPEAGDKPVQMETDNKVEAPKKKVKKTTIPVAEVVYGALAPVDVQKAVEKEFEMALQDRVMEETKDKKNAVEAYVYDMRNKLNDKYQEFVTDSEKEAFTAKLQEVEDWLYEDGEDETKGVYIAKLDELKKQGDPVEERYREYTERGAVIDQLIYCINSYREAAMSSDPKFDHIELEEKQKVLNECVEAENWLREKQQQQDILPKYATPVLLSAEIRKKAEAVDRFCKPIMTKPRPAKPATPEAPATPPPQGGEQQQPPENANANANASPNQNAGDSGNNQAPPEAGEPMETDKSENTSSA, encoded by the exons ATGAGCGTGGTTGGTTTTGATTTTGGTAATGAGAGCTGCATTGTTGCTGTTGCAAGGCAGAGGGGGATTGATGTTGTGCTCAATGATGAGTCCAAGCGTGAAACTCCTGCAGTTGTATGCTTTGGTGACAAACAACGGTTCATTGGGACAGCTGGGGCTGCATCTACGATGATGAACCCTAAGAATTCAATCTCACAGATAAAGCGGTTAATAGGCAGACAATTCTCGGATCCTGAACTGCAACGAGATCTGAAGTCATTGCCCTTCACAGTTACTGAAGGGCCTGATGGGTTTCCATTAATCCATGCACGATACTTGGGTGAATCTAAGGCATTTACGCCTACCCAAGTCATGGCAATGGTGTTGTCAAATCTTAAAGAGATTGCCGAGAAAAACCTAAATGCAGCTGTAGTTGATTGTTGCATTGGTATTCCAGTTTATTTTACTGATCTTCAAAGGAGGGCAGTCATGGATGCTGCTACTATTGCTGGTTTGCATCCACTTCGTCTGCTTCATGAAACAACAGCAACTGCTTTGGCCTATGGAATTTACAAAACAGATCTTCCTGAAAATGATACACTGAATGTTGCATTTGTTGATGTTGGGCATGCTAGCATGCAAGTCTGCATTGCTGGTTTTAAAAAAGGGCAGCTGAAAGTGTTGGCTCATTCATATGACAGGTCTTTAGGGGGTAGGGATTTTGACGAAGTTCTCTTCCATCACTTTGCTGCCAAATTTAAAGAGGAATATAAAATTGATGTTTTACAGAATGCAAGAGCTTCATTAAGGCTGAGGGCTGCATGTGAGAAGCTCAAGAAGGTACTTAGTGCAAATCCAGAAGCACCTCTGAATATCGAGTGCTTAATGGATGAGAAGGATGTCAGGGGCTTTATCAAACGTGAGGAGTTTGAGCAACTAAGTATTCCAATTTTGGAACGTGTGAAGAGACCTTTGGAGAAGGCACTTGCAGAAGCAGGACTTACAGTTGAGAATATACACATGGTCGAGATAGTTGGTTCCGGTTCTAGAGTACCAGCCATAAACAAAATCTTAACAGACTTTTTCAAAAAGGATCCTAGAAGGACAATGAATGCTAGTGAATGTGTAGCCAGGGGATGTGCATTGCAGTGTGCAATTCTTAGTCCAACATTTAAAGTAAGAGAGTTCCAG GTCAATGAAAGCTTTCCTTTCTCAATCTCTCTTTCGTGGAAAGGTTCTGGTCCAGATGCACAAGATAGTGGACCAGATAGTAAGCAAAGCACTATTGTTTTCCCCAAGGGAAATCCTATACCAAGTATCAAGGCTTTGACATTTTATAGGCCAGGGACCTTTACTGTTGAAGTACAATATGACGATGTCAGTGAGTTGCAAATACCTGCTAAGATCAGCACATATACT ATTGGCCCATTTCAATCTACCAAAGTTGAAAAGGCTAAAATTAAAGTTAGAGTGCGACTGAATCTACATGGAATTGTATCTGTTGAGTCTGCAACT CTCATTGAGGAGGAAGAGATTGAGATTCCAGTTTCCAAAGAATCAGCTGGAGAAGATACCAAGATGGAAACTGATGAAGCTGCTGCTGCTGAGGCTCCTGCACCTCCTAGCTCGACTGATAATGATGTTAATATGCAAGATGCCAAGGCAACAACAGATGCCAATGCAACCACAGGTGCTGATGCCGCAGGTGAAAATGGTGTTCCGGAGGCAGGAGACAAGCCTGTTCAGATGGAGACTGATAACAAG GTTGAGGCTCCaaagaagaaagtaaagaaaactacCATTCCCGTGGCAGAGGTGGTTTATGGAGCACTGGCACCTGTGGATGTCCAGAAGGCTGTAGAGAAGGAGTTTGAAATGGCTTTGCAAGATCGAGTGATGGAGGAAACAAAGGACAAGAAAAATGCTGTGGAGGCTTATGTTTATGACATGAGAAACAAG CTTAATGACAAATACCAAGAGTTTGTCACCGACTCGGAGAAGGAAGCTTTTACTGCTAAACTTCAGGAGGTGGAAGATTGGTTATACGAGGATGGTGAAGATGAAACCAAAGGTGTATACATTGCCAAACTCGATGAACTTAAGAAG CAAGGAGATCCGGTTGAAGAACGATACAGAGAATACACGGAGAGGGGTGCAGTAATTGATCAACTCATCTACTGTATAAATAGTTACAGAGAAGCTGCAATGTCAAGTGATCCCAAGTTTGATCACATCGAACTTGAGGAGAAACAGAAG GTCCTAAATGAATGTGTAGAGGCTGAGAACTGGCTTCGGGAGAAGCAGCAGCAGCAGGACATTCTTCCAAAATATGCAACCCCTGTGCTGCTGTCAGCTGAAATAAGAAAGAAAGCTGAGGCCGTTGATAG GTTCTGTAAGCCAATAATGACTAAACCCAGACCGGCAAAGCCAGCAACACCAGAAGCACCAGCAACTCCCCCACCTCAGGGTGGCGAACAGCAGCAACCACCGGAGAATGCCAATGCCAATGCCAATGCCAGTCCTAATCAGAATGCAGGGGACAGTGGGAACAATCAGGCCCCGCCGGAGGCCGGAGAACCAATGGAGACTGATAAATCGGAGAACACGAGCTCTGCGTAA